A single region of the Aquarana catesbeiana isolate 2022-GZ linkage group LG07, ASM4218655v1, whole genome shotgun sequence genome encodes:
- the LOC141102362 gene encoding galectin-1-like, whose amino-acid sequence MADKTIYFYNFSLKRGHCVEVEGFIPEDCKEFFINLGTDIKNFVIHFDVRIDYRGYKRVIILNSFKDGVFGEEQKETVFPFQVGTDTKVCFQFEQDKIIILLPAGNHFSFPVRFPIEEISYFEMGHLQLKSITLK is encoded by the exons ATGGCAGATAAA ACGATTTACTTCTATAACTTCAGCCTCAAACGCGGTCACTGTGTGGAGGTGGAGGGCTTCATTCCGGAGGACTGTAAAGA GTTTTTCATAAACTTGGGAACAGATATAAAGAATTTTGTGATACACTTTGATGTTCGCATTGACTACAGAGGATACAAGCGCGTCATAATCTTGAACTCGTTTAAGGACGGTGTCTTTGGAGAGGAGCAGAAGGAAACGGTCTTTCCCTTCCAGGTTGGGACGGACACCAAG GTTTGCTTCCAATTTGAGCAAGACAAGATCATCATACTATTACCTGCTGGCAACCATTTCtcatttccagtccgctttcccatAGAGGAGATCTCCTACTTTGAAATGGGACACCTCCAGCTAAAGTCCATCACACTAAAATGA